CAcattcaaatatgttttttttccatgtattaaatttaaagatataaattaattctaaattgattcttatatataataagagggataaataataataaaatgagcaaaaataaaaaaaaaatgaaattatgaaatcaaaaaaaaaaaaaaatgcaacaaaaatgtatgacgattatttaaataaaaaagtaatagattaacttatataaaactaGCATCAAACctctactttaaaaataaatcaacttaacactaataaattaacctaacaatttaaattgtaaaattattttgtaaaaaactaatcactataagtatttttattacattattttactattttaacaaattctaaattatatttaataccttatttttttccatattatacgtacaatttgtgttatatttttggttttaagcgacaattttttatttatatatagtaaactGAGTGTgcctatatttttagttaaaaaaaaaataatttattttatgatacatcAGTTAATGTTAATGTTCAATAAACAGTCATCAGAATcaacataaacaaatattcgACGGAATCAATATAGACAAATATCGAGCGAAAtcaatatacacaaatataagaCGGAATTGATAGCAGGCGgaattgataatattgaaacGGCGGAAAACCTAACCCCAAATTTGTCTTACATTTGCATTCAtttgataaatacataaaaatattaaaaatattaatactctttagaattttatcattttacaataaaaggattactaaaatataaactttataatgtTGTGTTTATTAATGTTGTTTAGATATTAGCTTTGTGCTTTGTCATTCTCGTAATGATCCAACAAGCTACTTCTGATCCAGCCCCTGAACCACGCAAGGatggtggcggtggcggtcaTCATGGAGGTGGTGGAAATTACTATGGAGGTGGTGGAGATTACTACAAACCACCTCACCACAAACCACCTCACCACCAACCACCTCACCACCAACCACCTCACTACCACCCACCTCACCACAAACCACCTCACCACGGAGGTGGCGGATACGGACATcattaagtttaaaacaatttcattcTAATACAtacagtacaataatattatattatattaaaaagtattttttttttcataactattgatgtatcatatttaattcaaaatcagaataaatgataattatcatagaatttttacctataacaaacaattgagtgttaatttatttttttcttacttaaTGTGGGTTGAGATATGATTtaactcattaaaaaataaaagattaatatactatttactaaaCTACAAGGAAGATTTGGTTTAATGGtttgtatctaaaaaatataaatagtagaagaaaaaaaatatattattatatacctaacacataaaatgttgaatacttctttatacatacaaataacttcgaaaaataaaagcaaaattaaaagtttgtgTTTATGATTGTATAAAACCACGTTTaggtgttataaaaaaaatattaatttataatatgtacatcgttttaaattgtattcgataatatattatctattgttaGGAGGACcatgaaatataaaacgttttaGTAAAAGTcacattatttactatttacgttatatatattttatatattacttattttacgtTAATTTTGAggtagatttaatatttatatcgattaagatttaagttatttaacgGTAAAAAAGCATGGCTGAAATTGTAatactaattacatttttttgacatGTATATGTCTTATGGCTGGGGGTCATTCTGTTAATTTGTCCGACACCAAGAATGTTACTTTTTGAGACGGCGATTGTTTATAGCAATTGGTTGTTATAGCAACAGGTtgctatgtaaaaatgtataaaaataataataacaaaaaaaaatatatatatatatattatattattggtttaatctaactatttttaactttttttattttttttatttttactattttttatttgttttttttttattttaataccaaatTGACATTGACATTCTTATGTCAACTATATTCAGTAGAAACAAGACATATACATGTACCGATGTATCTGCATGTAGTGTAGATACTCtttagtttctttttttttttacttctaacCTATTAGGGTTAGGTTATGAAGGTTAGTAGTCAGAAAGgcaatacaaacataatacaatgaaataaaaatacattaacataATCGGATAGGTTACGATAGGTTACGATTcaagtgtttataaattattaaattctttatttatttatttattctttattttattttttatatttaacataataaataaacgtttaaGAGAATCTTAAAAAGAAACTCGTTTGGTAAAAGTATAGTGAAGTTatcttataagtataatataaaataatttatattttcataatgactaacaatgttataatataatatccactTAAagctttattgaaaaaaaaagaatgatatTATAGGATCATATGTGCGACTGTTTACATTTGAAAagcacattatttataatcgaagaaagtttattaacaattgtttttaacggcgttttaaaatgttgtacagacacaaaaaaaacacacacatcattttaaaattaatatattcatcacttcgttcagaatctaaaactacAATTGGTCCACAAGTCCTGCATCACTCTGATGGTATttccaaagaaaaaaaatataatatgatgtgggtttctcaaaagaaaaataatttaaataatctcaAAGGCATAATCTgcttaatatttctaatgtcgtgtattaattgcattttttaatgtatcatattaataaaaaatgacttaGCCTATCTatcttcataatttattttatttgtattataattatggtaaaaattgtatgaactAGTAGGTACTCACTAATCTCACAATATATGGTGCTGAATTCATGTATGGTCGCAGATCGATAACAATACTTCTTTCGTCTTCTTTGACTTTTAATttctgaaatatataaatatatataaattaagactaatcgaaaaaaacattaaaatacactCCAAATTATATAGACAAGTGTATCTgagattttaacaatattgctcattaaatttatcagaTTCACTAGATATACCTTCTATATGGATGGCGTGAACTATgaagtaaaaactatttacaatattataaacattcatGCTTGAAAgcataactaaaattttataaactaacctGGAAGAGTAGAGTATCATCACAAATAAACGTTGACTTTCTAATAAGTTCCAgtttcgtataataattttcatcgtGCAAAGGACTAAGGTATAAATTGTGCTCTAGGATGACATTTAACTGGGACCGAAGAATAAATCCTTTAAGTAAGCCATAACATTTATGTTCTATAGTTGTCTGTGAACAGTGTTTTAGAAGACATTAAGACATTATTAACAAGTTGTTGAACTTGGTAAAGCtcttattcatatatttactcGACAGTAGCAAACTTTTGATGCTACCACGGGAAACCCGTTGTGTTTAGTTGTGTTCAATATATCCACTAATTTTCCAACCATTAGTATATGAGGTATTGCGCAGACTGTATCACTCATAAAGTCTTCTGTCGTTATATCACTAGTTAAAGGTGGTGGTTCACTTATTAATATAGGAACACCAGACAGTTTAATCTGCATTTCATAAATACCCTTTAACACATAAACCAAAATTTGTTACATTtatgatcaattttttttttcatttttttacattcatataaacaatttcaagATAAAATTTGTGTAGTCTCAATAGTAATATTGatccatttatatttaatttatttttctagaatattaaagaaagtagaattgtttttaatcttgACCAACTagatacgatttttttatcaggaactccatttaaagtaaaaaatctaATCATTTTTCTATCCCAAAAGCAACGGTAGACAGAAAAAACAcaaatcattgaaaatattcatcacTCCTCttgtaatctaaaatatactttcaCTACTTGATAttacagttatatttaaatcgtgtaaaaattaataatcatggtTAGGTCTTaggtaatcaaaataatttttaatttatactgaaaATAGCCAACAAAAACCTTacgcaatttcgtaaaaatttaaaattcaaacgcacctAAAATTTTTTCCTAAAATGATGCTTTGAGTTTTCTCTACAGCTATTTCAaggaaaataaatgaaaaacttagtgtttaattttttaatcttttcgtaaaaattttaactattaatgctgataaaaaaaaagcgggtaagtgggtaccgctctgctgtacattggGTGCtgtgtggatcactattatatattataggagtgttaaatttgaatccaatgataggtatcattgtacataaaaaacaattctgaacgaagatgatttgttagcctaggatataattttcagtggttggtaaaaaaggtggtttatgttttaatgggttgaatacatcaacatttaagttcttttataatattattgtaagccaaatttatggaaaatattatattaaattttcaactattagctacttatacaaaattttttatgaattatacctacaaaataatttgcaaatattcatgatattgacgaatttttgtcaatatttgaatttcaaatgttaataaaaaaaaattgtgcatatatattcttataatttttttatcaccataagaataacttatgaagaactttgtattaatttttcaagtattttgaatcagttaaaaaaatttaatcgatatttataaaaaaaaattaaacaaaaacgaatatttcaaatgttgaAATGCCTATCAATagcattaaaagtaaaatattttgaaaaaaaaattatggaaagaaatgccaatctaaataactggtgaaatgttcaagtatctatgaattatactttttaaattacctataacaaatatttaatttggtaggaagataaatcgttatcgttacgcaatttcgtaaaaatttaaaattcaaacgtacataatatttttcctttCATGATGTTTCGAGTTTTCTTTAAAGCTATTGAaggaaaatgtatgaaaactttagtattgaattatttaacttaagatataaactcaaaaaattttatgatttttcaacttcaaaattacttccaaatttttgtgattttgacatattttgtaaaaattttaactataaacacttataagaaaaattgtgaagaacaacttataaagaactttgtattaaattttccagTTTTTTtggacaaatttttttatcgacacttcaaaaaaaaaaaatttcagaaaaattaaaaatttcagttttaaaatagctcaaaaaaattcaaaatattttgaagatttaaccatgtattaataacgctaatataaacatgtggtaaaaatttcaagtatttacaatgattagtttttgagttacaaccatataaaaaaatcgctttggtcaaaaactggttttgcgtaaaaattcccgtttttccgtcacttaaactagtttaaataagtattattttttcaaattttatgtttctcatttacttagaaaataactgaaagttttataaactaagtatCAACTACATAACATTTCTTCCGAAACTATCCTCCCACAATATTGAAGATTGAACCAAAGacctacaaaaaaacaaaaactattttaaaacttataactaaaatacacTTATTGATTCACTAtgaaatgtttacatttatcAGTTCACTtggaatctaaaaaataagattgttatttaatgttataaatgccTAGATTAatccattaattatttagtgtttCAAATAACTAAGAGTGTTGAAGCTGtagtctattaaaaaataaattgttatcaattaatatttctctactaaataaaatttgtgatgaataaataaatttgtacaatttcaattatatctaAGCAACATAATACGATAATAGTAATCTTATAGTCTTACTTACATctgtaaaaaaatcaccagTCCATTTAGCGGTGAATAAAGTAATCATCAGTGGCAATAAGAACTGAACATTTCCTGTAGCCTCTATAAAAACGACAGTCAGACTTATAGTAGCTCTGACGATTCCACCTAATTGTGCTGCAGCACCAAGTAATGCGTACTTTCCTGGATCATTTccaatctaaaatttaaaaaaataataagactcACGAAATcaacatcaaaattaaatgatatgtttttatttaaaataatgtttttttataaataatgtagataataattagaaatattaaatattaacaatataatatatatgtatatcaatatacttaattaaattgttagatatatatatgttcataaaaacacttttgaaatattctgtgtttaaaatttgaatatgtgAATTTCCGTGAATATTGCATTACTTGCGTTGTGCAGTTTcagcaataatttttttctggagATAACGCTTACCGGCGGAAAAAACTACttatcgtttataatatattaatatgcatataatttaacaagttAGTATAAACAatctaactaaaaaaaatattttgatttgtttgattattttatgtatgttttgAACTAGGTATATGCCTATATGAtccgaattttttattaggaagcaattttttaaaacattcagAAATAAATGCACTTCAATCTTAAACTCACACCTTAGgtttattcaaataacaacatatcataattttattataaattaagaaggaataataatatatagttacataattattaccttAGAATGTCCTATTctcaaaagttattaaaatattaaaaaaatatacttcatatgagtttatagttaattattatttatttcatattatttagttttgtaatatattatattcttatgtagttatgtaacaacagtttatttttactatgctgggaaaatttaaaaattagtatattaaaatttaacttataattcatttatcatctgattaattaattttattattgctaaaaAACCACTTACAATACCAGGAGagtaataatgaataacttTGCTTGCAATACGTCCCCAAGCAGCTCCGATCAATAACGAAGGTAAAAACAATCCAGCTGACATGTTAAGACCAACAGTTAACTCggttaatatgaaataagttacacaataaactaataatgagaatattgaatatgcttctgtaaataaacaaataaaaaatgaaagtgGATTTACATTGTCTTAAATTctgttaaatgtaaattaggtacctacatatattttttaacacagtAATTTAGAtggttttgaataaatataaaataaaaataaaaatatataagtactattttatttgtataatcttatatcgataaaagaatatttgtttttaatgaggTTTTTGCCAATAACTCCCAATATTagcactttttaaaaatttttaatattggttCTATATTCTTTTTCTcatgtaataattatctatgaaCCAAATTTCAAAACAGTAGACTTAGCTGTGTATCgtttacacacacatacagtatatacattgctttttattatagatattgaaaaataaacaaattataacaataatacgaattaataacattaagagctttttttttaaaaaaaaaaaaaaatagaatctggtataaaaaataattctttaatgttattattactgttcaaTAGGTAttcgatattaataattttaatatattataatgcgtaCATTGTCCATACTTAAATACATGTAGTTTTTTGCttgtaataatgttaaaatataataggcgtattaaatttaaaatgcatttatatttttatatatttatattacatacgtaTTATTCTCATTCTAGATTCTGTTTAATATCTAGtatttaacaaacattttttttatagaagtacaataagtaaatatcacgtacattatttatattattttttttataatataatcatttaaagattttacattttaattctaaCCTTGCTtaagttattgattttataaattatttacttgtatttgatttataggattcaaaataaaaaatatgcaaaatgtagtatacacaattatacaaaaacacaTAATTACCAATTGGATAATGGAATAGTGACCTAATATTTTCTTCTTGGGTATGGAGCCAAAATGAgcttatttcattataactcCCTGCTGGACAAAACATCTGCAACAAACCTATCATAAAGGTAAAAGCCGTTttcataataactataatctaaaactataaaagtattcgtatttcaatattttatttaaattatcatcgcTATATTGTACACCATTTAAAtgcatcatattttatgtacaagttgttttcataataaacattatgacAGATTAACtgaaaaaacatacaaattatcaacataaaataattaatttttagattttaaattaaatatcaatattttagttaagtgaataaatataatgtattcattatacactgtatgtatatgtataaactataaatcatttaaactctaacttttttttttcaaacactgtgaagattataattttaagtttttagtataatatctagttgtttgtaatacaaaaattgttaactaCTTGTAAGTATTCATCTAAATAAAGACATTTTATACCCATAAGAGAAAAGTATGCTtttcttttttagttaataccataatactatagtattaagtaaaaataaaaataatttaagacaatgagagaaaattaattaaaaatataaagacacGTTGAACTCTTCTTATCTTAttggattatttttaacgtgTTTCTTACTTGTACTACATTAAACGAGCTTATCTCTAGTTTTTTTTGAcagttgtttaataaaatcatggttgttaaatttactatagCAACAAATACAGCAACAAATACAGATTCCAgaagtttttttctatttgatataatgtgtctaaacaaataaaacataatgcttattaaaatatattatacaataaattatttattgaataaaaaatttatctataaaaacgAACTTCATTCTGAAAATGGATAatcgataattaatattgacaaaTAAAGCTCCAAGTACACCGCCGAATATCc
The DNA window shown above is from Aphis gossypii isolate Hap1 chromosome 2, ASM2018417v2, whole genome shotgun sequence and carries:
- the LOC114132758 gene encoding histidine-rich glycoprotein-like: MVTSKCRGISVYYIFKDEYSAVSRIMKSYTAILALCFVILVMIQQATSDPAPEPRKDGGGGGHHGGGGNYYGGGGDYYKPPHHKPPHHQPPHHQPPHYHPPHHKPPHHGGGGYGHH